The sequence AAATCTGCGGAGGGGGATTATATCTTCTTCCTCGATGGAGATGATTTCATAAAGGGGGATTGTATAGAAAAGCTTTACACAGCTTTAACCCAAAATGAATGTGATGCTGCCTACACCAATTACATTAAAATAAGCAGTGCTGGTGAAAAAATTCATAATCCCCAGATTAATCTGCCCAATACCTCCTCTCCAGAATATTTAATGAAATTAGAAGCTACAATGACCATTACCTTCAGTTTTTGCCAGTTAATGTACAAAAGGTCCATTTTAATTGAAAATAATTTATTATTCAACCCCAATATGAAATATGGAGAAGATACAGAATTTGCATTGATGTTTCTTGCACATGCAAACAAAATAGCATATACCCCTGAAAATCTGATATTTTATACTCAAAGGGATGACTCCGCAACCAGCAATGCATTGTTCAACAGATACGATTTTGTAACTGCATTGAAAGGTGTAAAAGAATATTATGGATCTCAAAACATTCAAGAGGATATTCTAAAGCTCATCGATGATTACAGAATACCTAAAAGTATCTGGGGAAACACAATATTCCTATTTGACTCGCAGATTCCCTGTGAAGAAGTGGTTGAAGAACTGAAAAGACGTGACCTTATTGAAGAGTTAAATTCCTTCGAACCCATAACCAAAAAAGATTATGTTTTCATTGCAAAAATCAAATCGTTCACAATTTCACCTAAATTGTACTATCTTGTCAGAAATTTAATAAGGCATAGAATTCCTGATTTCCACCTTAAAACTCAATAAATAGTTAATCCTGATTTATATGAAAGTATCTGTTATAATACCCAATTACAATGGGAAAAATTTCCTTAGAAATTGTTTAAAAACCTTGAAAAATCAAAAATGTGAATTTCAAGTTATAATAATTGATAATGCTTCCTCTGACAACAGTGTTAATTATATTAAAAATAACTACCCTGAATTTAATATAATAACAAATGATGAAAACCTGGGCTTTGCAGCTGCAGTCAACCAGGGAATCAGTGCCTCAAAAACTGATTACGTGTTCCTCCTAAACAACGACACTGAACTGGAGGAAAATTGCATCTCAAACCTTGTAAGATGTATTGAAAGTGATGAAAACATCTTCGCAGTTTCCTCGAAGATGATCCAGTTTGAAAACAGGGATTTGATGGATGATGCAGGTGATGCATACACCCTTCTTGGTTGGACCAAAAAGCTTGGTAACGGAAGATCACCAGACCTTTACAACAAAAAAAGGGAAGTTTTCAGTGCCTGTGCAGGAGCAGCTCTCTACAAAAGAAACCTCCTCAATGAAATTGGATACTTCGATGAAAACTTCTTCGCCTACCTTGAGGATGTTGATATAAGTTACAGGGCTAGAATTCACGGCTACAAATCCATTTACTGCCCTGAAGCCGTTGTTTACCACCACGGCAGTGGAACCAGCGGCAGCAAACACAACGCATTCAAGGTAAAAATATCTGCAAGGAACAATGTTTACTTACCTTACAAGAATATGCCCTGGCCCCAGTTAGCTTTAAATATCTTATTCTTGCTTTTAGGATATTTCATAAAGTATCTGTTCTTCCTGAAGGAGGGCTATGGAAAATATTACTTAGATGGACTGAAAGAAGGGTTTAAATCTCGCCAGGATATAAATAAGATAAAATATAAAGGTAACTTGATTAACTACATGAAAATTGAATGGCTTCTCATTAAAAATACTGTGAAATTTGTTTTTCTATAAATGATTTTCCGTAAATGAGATTATCCA is a genomic window of Methanobacterium congolense containing:
- a CDS encoding glycosyltransferase family 2 protein, which encodes MKVSVIIPNYNGKNFLRNCLKTLKNQKCEFQVIIIDNASSDNSVNYIKNNYPEFNIITNDENLGFAAAVNQGISASKTDYVFLLNNDTELEENCISNLVRCIESDENIFAVSSKMIQFENRDLMDDAGDAYTLLGWTKKLGNGRSPDLYNKKREVFSACAGAALYKRNLLNEIGYFDENFFAYLEDVDISYRARIHGYKSIYCPEAVVYHHGSGTSGSKHNAFKVKISARNNVYLPYKNMPWPQLALNILFLLLGYFIKYLFFLKEGYGKYYLDGLKEGFKSRQDINKIKYKGNLINYMKIEWLLIKNTVKFVFL
- a CDS encoding glycosyltransferase family 2 protein, with the protein product MENIKVSIIVPAYNVENYIERTLTSIINQTFKYFELIIINDGSTDRTLKIIEDTLVNSSVNYKIINQSNGGVSNARNKGIKSAEGDYIFFLDGDDFIKGDCIEKLYTALTQNECDAAYTNYIKISSAGEKIHNPQINLPNTSSPEYLMKLEATMTITFSFCQLMYKRSILIENNLLFNPNMKYGEDTEFALMFLAHANKIAYTPENLIFYTQRDDSATSNALFNRYDFVTALKGVKEYYGSQNIQEDILKLIDDYRIPKSIWGNTIFLFDSQIPCEEVVEELKRRDLIEELNSFEPITKKDYVFIAKIKSFTISPKLYYLVRNLIRHRIPDFHLKTQ